The Hippoglossus stenolepis isolate QCI-W04-F060 chromosome 11, HSTE1.2, whole genome shotgun sequence genome includes a window with the following:
- the LOC118117668 gene encoding beta-1,3-galactosyltransferase 2 has product MQWRRRHCCAHTAKLLYLLSLLGVLVFLAHQVWLPRLTGMPWWRGHPVVYGSGGLQNTKSKLNMSSQHSIWRFVIVPQPTLKADTNISFHEKEGVFSPRDPSSENTLAANTSQSGEGDLRGMITHGPFSYVINEQDKCVENRPAPFLVLLIATEARKVEARNAIRQTWGNESVGLTLGIIRLFMLGKNEGELGLLQQRIIEAESKRHHDIIQQDFEDSYKNLTIKTLMGMNWVAMHCPRASYVMKTDSDMFVNTEYLIYKLLRPELFPRKSYFTGNNMRGFAPNRNKNSKWYMPPELYPSEKYPTFCSGTGYVFSGDLAMKIYQASLSIPHLHLEDVYVGICLAKLRIEPTPPPNEFLFNHWRVSYSSCKYSHLITSHGFHPNELLKYWHHLQTNKHNACINTFKERGGRMHTVQKG; this is encoded by the coding sequence ATGCAGTGGAGACGACGCCActgctgtgcacacacagctAAACTTTTGTATCTCCTTTCACTGTTGGGTGTACTGGTCTTTCTGGCCCACCAGGTGTGGCTGCCTAGGCTAACAGGTATGCCATGGTGGAGAGGCCATCCAGTGGTGTACGGAAGTGGTGGACTTCAAAACACCAAATCCAAACTGAATATGAGCTCCCAACATTCAATTTGGAGGTTTGTCATCGTTCCTCAGCCGACTTTGAAGGCTGACACCAACATCAGCTTCCATGAGAAGGAAGGCGTCTTCTCTCCTCGAGACCCAAGTTCTGAGAACACCCTGGCAGCTAACACAAGCCAAAGTGGAGAGGGAGATCTTAGAGGAATGATAACTCACGGGCCTTTCTCTTATGTTATCAATGAGCAAGACAAATGTGTAGAAAACAGACCCGCCCCATTTCTGGTGTTACTGATAGCCACTGAGGCTCGGAAGGTGGAGGCTAGGAACGCTATACGCCAGACGTGGGGGAATGAGAGTGTCGGTCTGACTCTGGGAATCATCCGTCTGTTCATGCTGGGGAAAAATGAGGGAGAGCTAGGACTTTTACAACAAAGGATAATAGAAGCAGAGAGCAAAAGGCATCATGATATTATTCAGCAGGACTTTGAGGATTCCTACAAAAACCTGACAATTAAGACATTGATGGGAATGAATTGGGTGGCAATGCATTGCCCACGGGCCAGCTATGTCATGAAGACGGACAGTGACATGTTCGTCAACACAGAGTACCTCATTTATAAGCTTCTCAGGCCAGAACTATTTCCCAGGAAGAGTTACTTCACAGGAAATAACATGAGAGGCTTTGCACCTAACcgaaataaaaacagcaaatggtACATGCCGCCAGAGCTGTACCCAAGCGAGAAGTACCCCACCTTCTGCTCTGGGACTGGTTACGTCTTCTCTGGAGACTTGGCGATGAAGATCTACCAAGCATCTCTCAGTATCCCTCACCTGCATCTGGAGGATGTGTATGTGGGAATATGCCTAGCCAAGCTCCGGATCGAGCCCACGCCACCGCCCAATGAGTTCCTATTCAACCACTGGCGGGTGTCTTACTCCAGCTGCAAGTACAGCCATCTGATAACATCGCATGGGTTTCATCCCAATGAACTACTTAAATACTGGCATCACCTACAGACCAACAAACACAATGCCTGCATCAACACATttaaagagagagggggcaggaTGCACACAGTCCAAAAGGGATGA